The Dehalococcoidales bacterium genome window below encodes:
- a CDS encoding LysE family transporter, with product MFPFLSSVALVSISGVMMPGPAFAVTVARSYRSQFVGLKIALGHAIVEVPLMLLIYFGFGRFFEREPVQITLYLVGGAILVWMGINMFRKRGSVVERDREVHHRSVIAGVATSLLNPLFFLWWAAVGSMLIMKSLTFGFIGFALLIIVHLLCDFGWLAFVSVLVYRTKSLWGGKVQAGLLTACSLLLIGFGGWFLSSGLRLVA from the coding sequence GTGTTTCCGTTTCTGTCCAGTGTCGCTCTGGTCTCAATATCCGGGGTTATGATGCCCGGCCCTGCGTTTGCCGTCACTGTGGCCAGGAGTTATCGGTCCCAGTTTGTCGGCTTGAAGATAGCACTGGGTCATGCCATTGTCGAAGTCCCACTGATGCTGCTGATATACTTCGGTTTCGGGCGTTTCTTCGAAAGAGAGCCGGTCCAGATTACCCTGTACCTGGTGGGTGGAGCCATTCTGGTCTGGATGGGTATCAATATGTTCCGTAAGAGGGGCAGTGTGGTAGAAAGAGACAGAGAGGTTCATCACCGTTCGGTGATAGCCGGAGTGGCTACCAGCCTGCTAAATCCCCTTTTTTTCCTGTGGTGGGCAGCCGTGGGCAGTATGCTCATCATGAAGTCCCTGACTTTTGGGTTTATCGGGTTTGCCCTGCTGATTATCGTGCATCTGCTGTGTGATTTCGGTTGGCTCGCTTTTGTTTCCGTTCTTGTCTACCGGACCAAATCGCTCTGGGGGGGTAAGGTGCAGGCGGGCCTGCTTACTGCCTGCAGCCTGTTGCTTATCGGCTTCGGCGGCTGGTTTCTCTCATCGGGTTTGAGGTTGGTGGCTTAG